A window from Telopea speciosissima isolate NSW1024214 ecotype Mountain lineage chromosome 8, Tspe_v1, whole genome shotgun sequence encodes these proteins:
- the LOC122672311 gene encoding uncharacterized protein LOC122672311, producing MKRDVAEFVARSLTCQQVKADRQRPQGFLQSLPMPEWKWEHITIDFITGLPRTPKGVDALWVIMDRLTKIAYFIPIKVTYSIDKLARLHIDNMVHLHRVPVSIISDRDPSYQATIRIAPFEAQYGKKCHTPLYWDKVGERCILGLELIQASYEKVDLIHKRIKATQSRQKAYADQRHKDLEFLIGDKQEGQAKLEIYWAYEILTKIGSVAYRLAFPPSLDDVLNVFYVSMLQNKVVNLRNRPIHYVKVKWCNHTEEEASWEVEVEMRAKYPSLGFLQDSTVVYAGSYNGSDFKVIFGRLNGNSG from the exons atgaaaagggatgtagctgaatttGTGGCTCGGTCTCTCACTTGCCAGCAAGTGAAGGCAGATAGACAACGGCCCCAAGGCTTTCTACAGTCATTGCCCATgccagaatggaaatgggagcataTCACCATCGACTTCATCACTGGACTGCCTCGCACACCCAAAGGTGTTGATGCTCTATGGGTTATTATGGATAGATTGACGAAGATAGCTtatttcatcccaatcaaggtcacctattctatAGATAAGCTGGCCCGCTTACACATTGATAACATGGTTCACCTGCATAGAGTTCCAGTTAGTATTATCTCTGATCGAGATCCCAg TTATCAAGCTACTATCAGAATAGCGCCATTtgaagctcagtatgggaagaagtgccaTACTCCATTGTACTGGGACAAAGTAGGTGAGCGGTGTATCCTTGGGCTAGAATTGATCCAAGCATCCtatgagaaggtggacttgatccaCAAGCGAATCAAGGCTACCCAGTCTAGGCAAAAGGCCTATGCAGACCAAAGGCATAAGGATCTAGAGTTCCTTATCGGTGACAAG caagaagggcaagctaagctTGAGATATATTGGGCCTATGAGATTCTTACGAAGATTGGATCGGTGGCTTATCGGTTAGCTTttccaccatctttggatgacGTGCTCAACGTCTTCTACGTATCTATGTTGCAAAA CAAAGTGGTGAATCTCCGCAATAGACCTATTCACTATGTGAaagtgaagtggtgcaaccacacAGAGGAAGAAGCCTCCTGGGAAGTCGAGGTGGAAATGCGAgcaaagtacccttcccttggattcttaCAAG ATTCCACTGTCGTGTACGCTG